The following are encoded together in the Pseudomonadota bacterium genome:
- a CDS encoding IscA/HesB family protein, with protein sequence MVEVTPMASKQIAEYFEGKEASPIRIFLNQGGUGGPSLALALDEPNESDKIYEVDGFKYIINQEFLEKAKPVKVDYGQIGFKITSGFDMGAPSACSSCGTGGSCSTES encoded by the coding sequence ATGGTTGAAGTAACACCAATGGCTAGCAAACAGATAGCCGAATATTTTGAAGGGAAAGAAGCTTCACCGATCAGGATTTTTTTAAATCAAGGTGGCTGAGGCGGGCCGTCTCTGGCATTGGCTCTGGATGAGCCTAATGAATCTGACAAAATATATGAAGTTGACGGATTTAAGTATATAATTAATCAGGAATTTTTGGAGAAAGCAAAACCGGTTAAAGTAGATTATGGCCAAATCGGTTTTAAAATTACATCGGGATTCGATATGGGTGCTCCTTCTGCATGCTCAAGTTGCGGCACAGGTGGTTCTTGCAGCACCGAATCATAA
- a CDS encoding TIGR01777 family oxidoreductase codes for MKILITGGTGFVGSYLSDTFIKKGYHVISIGGPPPGNALKHPNLKYVLADTTQKGSWQEELNNIDAVINLAGRSIFSRWNDDYKKSIYDSRILTTRNLVEALPSNKNITLCSTSAAGYYGDRKDDILTENESPGNDFLAKVCKDWENEAFKAEKKGVRVTITRFGIVLGKGGGALKQMIPPIRFFVGGPLGNGQQWFPWIHIEDLISAMLFIFENESVSGALNFTSPEPIRNIELVKTIAGILHRPAIMPAPAFFIKLFLGEFGSSILASQRVTPEKLLQYGFKFKYPDIKSALKNIIEKGS; via the coding sequence ATGAAGATATTAATTACCGGTGGAACAGGTTTTGTAGGATCATATCTTTCCGATACCTTTATCAAAAAAGGTTATCATGTTATATCTATTGGCGGACCTCCGCCAGGCAATGCATTAAAACATCCAAATTTAAAATATGTCCTGGCAGATACAACCCAAAAAGGCTCCTGGCAAGAGGAATTAAACAATATTGATGCTGTTATAAATCTTGCAGGAAGATCGATTTTCAGCCGCTGGAACGATGATTATAAAAAATCGATTTATGATAGCAGGATACTTACAACACGTAATCTTGTCGAAGCTCTTCCTTCAAATAAAAATATTACTCTTTGCAGTACATCCGCTGCCGGTTATTATGGCGACAGGAAAGATGATATTTTGACTGAAAACGAGTCTCCCGGTAATGATTTTCTTGCTAAAGTATGCAAAGATTGGGAAAATGAAGCGTTCAAGGCTGAAAAGAAAGGGGTAAGAGTTACCATAACCCGATTCGGCATTGTTTTAGGAAAAGGCGGCGGAGCTTTAAAACAAATGATACCGCCGATACGTTTTTTTGTCGGAGGCCCTCTTGGAAACGGACAGCAGTGGTTTCCATGGATTCATATCGAAGACCTTATCTCGGCTATGCTTTTTATTTTTGAAAACGAATCTGTAAGCGGAGCATTAAATTTCACTTCCCCGGAACCTATAAGAAACATTGAACTTGTTAAAACCATTGCCGGAATTCTTCACAGACCGGCTATCATGCCTGCTCCGGCTTTTTTCATAAAACTGTTTCTGGGAGAATTCGGATCATCCATTCTGGCCAGTCAGCGAGTAACTCCTGAAAAGCTTCTACAATATGGTTTCAAGTTTAAATATCCTGATATAAAAAGCGCGCTGAAAAATATTATAGAAAAAGGTTCATAA
- a CDS encoding O-acetyl-ADP-ribose deacetylase, protein MKKQVLGKIEIKQEDITKLHVDAIVNAANRSLLGGGGVDGAIHRAAGPMLLEECKTLGGCDTGEAKITKGYNLPASYVIHTVGPVYSGKPADSSLLAQCYTNSLQLALEKKLNSIAFPAISCGVYGYPIKDACKIAIDTTCSFLESQESSLSKVIFILFSSKHLDIYHKYLKVIS, encoded by the coding sequence ATGAAAAAACAAGTCCTTGGTAAAATTGAAATTAAACAGGAAGATATAACAAAACTCCATGTTGATGCCATTGTTAATGCCGCAAACCGCTCTCTTCTCGGCGGAGGAGGAGTTGACGGCGCAATACATCGTGCTGCAGGCCCTATGCTTCTGGAAGAATGCAAAACACTGGGAGGATGCGATACAGGAGAAGCAAAAATAACAAAAGGATATAACCTGCCGGCTTCATATGTAATTCATACTGTTGGTCCTGTGTACAGCGGGAAACCTGCTGACAGCAGCCTTTTGGCTCAATGCTATACAAACAGCCTGCAACTTGCCTTAGAAAAAAAATTAAACTCTATCGCATTTCCTGCAATCAGCTGCGGGGTTTACGGCTATCCTATTAAAGATGCCTGTAAGATTGCCATAGACACTACTTGCAGTTTTTTAGAAAGCCAGGAAAGCTCTTTATCAAAGGTTATTTTTATTCTTTTTTCATCCAAGCATCTTGATATTTATCATAAATACCTAAAAGTAATTTCCTGA